From Astyanax mexicanus isolate ESR-SI-001 chromosome 16, AstMex3_surface, whole genome shotgun sequence, one genomic window encodes:
- the krt15 gene encoding keratin, type I cytoskeletal 15, translating to MTSTLSYASSGRSFSGGSFRGPGRSSIGVGGGSRGVALVGRAPSMHGGSGGYGVRISTASMRSGGGGGGYGLGAGGGGGAGLGLAAGGGGGWGAGFGLGAGGGGGGGAGFGFGGGFGGGDLSATANEKATMQNLNDRLASYLDQVRVLEMSNADLELRIKEYLGGKTAPSSRDYSNYEATIKDLQDKIQDATRVNGGLYLSIDNAKLAADDFRTKYENELSMRQSVEADIAGLKRLLDELTLARSDLEIRIEGLREDIIYHKKNHEEEMAAMRTQMSGNVNVQVAAAPGEDLNHILSEIREQYENMVSKNQRELDAWFQTKKETLGKEVAASAADLNTSKSEVTEIRRTLQSLEIELQSQQTMRDALEGTLAETESRYSAKLGRMQANITGIEQQLQDIKAEIERKDQEYRMLLDIKTRLEMEIAEYRRLLDGEIGGGGGGVSLSSVSSVSSVSNASSTSTGPTRTVKVKTIVEEVVDGKVVSSSSTTE from the exons ATGACCAGTACCCTCAGTTATGCGTCCTCAGGGAGATCCTTCAGTGGTGGCTCCTTCAGGGGTCCTGGTCGCTCCTCCATTGGTGTCGGCGGTGGTAGCAGAGGTGTCGCGCTGGTCGGACGTGCTCCCAGCATGCACGGAGGCTCTGGAGGATATGGTGTGCGCATCTCCACCGCCTCCATGagaagtggtggtggtggtggagggtatGGCTTAGGAGCTGGAGGTGGAGGGGGAGCAGGCTTAGGCTTAGCagctggaggtggtggtggttggGGAGCAGGCTTTGGCTTAGgagcaggaggtggaggtggagggggagCAGGCTTTGGCTTTGGTGGAGGCTTTGGAGGAGGTGACCTGAGTGCAACAGCCAATGAGAAGGCCACCATGCAGAACCTGAACGATCGCCTGGCCTCCTACCTGGATCAGGTGCGCGTCCTAGAGATGAGCAATGCTGATCTTGAACTAAGGATCAAAGAGTACCTGGGGGGTAAGACCGCCCCCTCTTCCAGAGATTACTCGAACTATGAGGCCACCATCAAGGATCTGCAAGATAAG ATCCAGGATGCAACCAGAGTAAATGGAGGCCTCTACTTGAGCATTGACAATGCTAAACTGGCAGCAGACGACTTCAGAACCAA GTATGAGAATGAACTCTCTATGCGTCAGTCAGTGGAGGCCGACATTGCTGGGCTGAAGAGGCTCCTGGATGAGCTGACACTGGCCAGGTCAGACTTAGAGATTCGAATCGAAGGCCTGAGGGAGGACATAATCTACCACAAGAAAAACCATGAGGAG GAAATGGCAGCAATGCGCACTCAGATGTCTGGCAACGTGAACGTCCAGGTGGCAGCAGCACCCGGTGAAGATCTGAATCACATTCTGTCTGAAATTCGAGAGCAGTATGAAAATATGGTTTCCAAGAACCAGCGTGAACTCGATGCCTGGTTCCAGACCAAA AAAGAGACTTTGGGCAAAGAGGTGGCAGCCAGCGCAGCAGACCTCAACACGTCCAAATCAGAAGTCACAGAGATCAGACGGACTTTGCAAAGTCTGGAGATCGAGCTACAGTCCCAACAAACCATG AGAGATGCTCTGGAGGGTACTCTAGCAGAAACAGAATCACGCTACTCTGCGAAACTAGGTAGGATGCAGGCGAATATCACCGGAATAGAACAGCAGCTGCAGGACATCAAAGCTGAAATAGAGCGGAAAGACCAGGAGTACAGAATGCTGCTGGACATCAAGACCCGCCTTGAGATGGAGATTGCTGAGTACCGGAGGCTGCTTGATGGAGAAATTGGCGGCGG TGGTGGAGGAGTCAGTTTGAGCAGTGTCAGCAGCGTGAGCAGTGTCAGCAATGCCAGCAGTACCAGTACTGGCCCCACTCGTACTGTGAAGGTGAAGACCATTGTGGAGGAGGTGGTTGATGGGAAGGTGgtgtcctcctcctccaccactgaGTAA